The DNA window GCTGTCAGGGTCTGACATATTCTGGAGTAGCTTTTGGGGGTGGGTTAGTTTGGTCATAAGTGCGGGGATAGAGTATGACTCTAGCTGCAATATTTAGGAAATGTAGATGTTAAAGTAGGAAAACAAGATAAAAAACAGTGCTAAGAGATTATATCTTCAAGGAAACAAAGACAAGGTTGGGTGTAAATCAGGCGTCAACGTTACAGCGCTTATTAGGTAGTACTTGAGCGaaattattactatataGCGTATGTATAGTAGATGCATAGGTACCTTGTGCAAAATGTAATTGCAGTCGGATTGTGGGTGGACACCTCTGTCGATTTGTACTTTAGAGGTACTTTTACATGTTAAATGGCATAACCAACAGGCGGAAAAGATTACGTCTTGGACACCGGTCTATTAATAGATGTTATATAAATTACGTTACATTTCAAAGTCATGACTATATCGCGGTGTCTACTTTACGAGCGACGCCTTTGCTGCGTTGACTGGTATTCTGACTtttgagagatggagatctTTTTAGGCTACCTGTACGGAGCTGAATCATGAACCTTGGAAGCTTTGAATGCCAGGAGATGCTTGACCATGGAAGCATGTTCCCCTAATCATATAATAAAATATGAAGCCAAGATCAGAGTCAACGATCCGTGGCTCTTTGACAAGCCCCGTCACGGCTCCTCGTTTTGCGCGACGGCCAATGATCTGGGAGTCATCAATTCGGGATCAGTCTTGCAGTTCTGATCCAGCGTAAACAAATGATGACATTGAAATTGAGTTCAAAACATCGCGACACCCCCGTACTGTCTTGGGCGGATGGGCAGCGTCAACATTGTGCTGCTCCGCCTCACAGATGTTGGCAAAGTCAgtgcagcaacagcagctgttgACCGGAACCTGCGCCGTGTGCCCAGCACTGAGGAGGAtcaagagctgctgctatgAGATGTGGTCATCAGCAAGAGCCTTGTTCGGTACGACAACGGCAAGCAATGCGATGGCGCATTTGAAATCAGGAAAGGCATCGAAGACAGCCTTGGCCGGCCGACGAAGAGGGCTCGCAACTTGATTGCCATGCTGGAGGTGGAGCACTGGCGCGAGCAACTGAAAAGCCAGGCAGCTTGCTTtcttgagcagcttcaggCGCAAGCACCATCTCGGCAGCGTGAGAGCAAGTATAACTATCCCGGAACGACGAGTGATGTGCTAAAATTGTGGGAAAGAGGGCCACTATTGGGAGTCGTGTCGCTGGCAGAATTTACTGAGCAGGCGCAGTAAATATCGTTACCGCTAATAACATTGTCGCTTGAAGAGATCCATGAGAAATGGAGCCGTCATATCATTAAGATCAAATTGGAGTTTACTATAGGGAGAATACATCGagcacagcatcaacatACAAGACCTGTGCTCAAACAATTTCCTTGCATCAAGGTCAAGAATCCCCTAGTCATTTTACCATGAAAGCCGTTTCCAGTACCTTTTCCAGGGACGACGAGATTGTTTCGTCCAAGCCTTGTACAGATTTGGCAACCCCGTAGCCCCATATATCGGGGTTCAACAGCACCCTTTCCATATCCATACACAGCTGCTTCGCTTCCTCCAAAGACGAAACATTAGCAATGATGTTGTGCATAAATCTTGATGCTCTTTCTGCATACTCTTCCACAGAGATATGTACCGGATGTACTCGAGAAAGCTGCCTGAAATCGCCGAGGTAGTTGGAGTCCACAAACCCTTTCGTCAAGAAAGCCTCGTCTCCGCCATTCGATGTCTCGATCAGCTCAGCTAATGGAGTAAAGGCAGCCAATGCATCTCGAGGGACAAGGCTCCAGCAAACATATTCATCGGCATTTTTAGCCCAGCCCTGGCGCTGTGAAGAAATATGAACAGAGCTCTCTGCGAGTCTTGTGTTCAAAAATGAAAGCATATCTTCTACCCGATAGACACGTACCCCACTAGGGTTGATATTTGATGTTTTAAAGATGGCCAAGCCAGGCATTTGGTCTCTGTCTTTGCTTATCATCCTACCAACCCGACAGATTCTTTGTGCTGTCCAACGGAAGTCGCCGCTAAGAGAGACAAGGGGAGATAGGAACGGTTGCTCGCCATGGGAATTTGGCTGGAGATTGATACAAGTCTTTCCAAGATGAAGGTTTAGGTGCCAAAACAAGTCTTCGACAGTATAATTATCCATCAGGTCGCCTATGGGCATGAACATTTGCGTCTGTGCGTCATCTTCAcaccaaagatgaagatcaGAACCGAAGCTATCACTATATTCTCCTTCGAAAACGTCTGGCAATCGAGGGAACGGGTGGCCGTGAACATGCGCTCGGTATAGATATTTCGGATAAGGACGTGTCCTAGCCTTTTTGTCCATGAAACTATTGACTAAGTTGGCATTAATAAAGAGTTCGTCGAGACGTTTAGTGAGGCTTCATACACTCTCTCCATTGTGATTGTGCACCGTCTCCTTCAGCATTATAATCCCAATGGTCCGGCGAGTCGGTAAGACATGAAGACGGCGATGCGGTTTGCGCTTCTTCCGCAATCTTTAGTGAGAGGAGGTTATCATTAAGCTGTTGCATCTCCGCCATTGAGCCGAGCTGTTTACTCTCGGATAGGTTGCAAGCCATCGATATTCGTCACGCCAAAAACGGAGAGCTGGGGGGCGAGCTATTGTTGCAGGATATTGATGGAAAAGCGCCGAATCTGGCGAGAGGGGAAGAATGAAGGACTGGATGAAAATGACATCGTGACTGAGTATGGTGTGAACATGATAAATAGCTCAAACAACGAGGCTGAATCGTCGTGTGTTGGCCTCGTCCTACCTACACTGCCTCGAAATTGATTGCGACAGATCCAGGGTACGTTTACATATTAGCGCACGGCAGATTTTATTATCTGTGCAGCCAATTCTATAGATgataaagtaaaaataatacaTATAGTAGTTTAAGCTGTCCAGTCGaaagaatataattaatattgCGATCTAAGAATGAAAAGTATGTTTCAATATGAGTAGAAAAAGGTAGGTCTCACGAGAGTTCGTCGAATTTATTTCTCCCTACCAAATCTCAAAGCCCATTTTACCATCCTCTACTGTACAACCTGACCCCTAACGTCTTCATCACCCATCGTATGtaaaaaagagcaaaagtgAGAAACAACCATGCCACGGTTAGGCTTGGGAAAGTCGCTGGCATCCAATCATTCCTAGAGCAACACTTTCGGCCATTGCCATGATGGGTATAAGCAGCATCAGAacaggcagcagctcctcatTTCACGACCAGAAAGCTACTTGATGGCTACAAAAGACTAATCATTATTAAATTCCCAGTAAATACAAATTGTATAGCCCAGCTCCAACAGAGAGCCTGATGTTTGTGTACCCGCAAAGTAGAAACCAACATTCACCTTCAGCCCTCCAGGCAGCAGCTGCACCTGCCCACTCACACCAAAGCCTCACTCTCACTTTCCCTTCAACTTCACCTTCACAAAACTTTGACCGCCCACAGCGCACAgaccatctcctccatctatATAATCCCCttcccccctccctctctctttcgaatttctcttctttttcttttctccataCTTACCTTGTTTCGCATTCCCAAgatcaagctgctgggaatGCAGTGTGGAGGACCTGCATTGCACATCGCGGAGTCGGCTCCTTGCTCCATTGTCCTTCGGGGCCATGGGAGGCGCAATTTTTGATTTttatcttctctttttttttttttttttttcattgtgttgcttctgcttgcGGGAGccacgaagaagaaatatcAAGGCTTGTTTG is part of the Trichoderma atroviride chromosome 1, complete sequence genome and encodes:
- a CDS encoding uncharacterized protein (EggNog:ENOG41), with protein sequence MACNLSESKQLGSMAEMQQLNDNLLSLKIAEEAQTASPSSCLTDSPDHWDYNAEGDGAQSQWREFNSFMDKKARTRPYPKYLYRAHVHGHPFPRLPDVFEGEYSDSFGSDLHLWCEDDAQTQMFMPIGDLMDNYTVEDLFWHLNLHLGKTCINLQPNSHGEQPFLSPLVSLSGDFRWTAQRICRVGRMISKDRDQMPGLAIFKTSNINPSGVRVYRVEDMLSFLNTRLAESSVHISSQRQGWAKNADEYVCWSLVPRDALAAFTPLAELIETSNGGDEAFLTKGFVDSNYLGDFRQLSRVHPVHISVEEYAERASRFMHNIIANVSSLEEAKQLCMDMERVLLNPDIWGYGVAKSVQGLDETISSSLEKVLETAFMVK